From one Papio anubis isolate 15944 chromosome 12, Panubis1.0, whole genome shotgun sequence genomic stretch:
- the KCNK4 gene encoding potassium channel subfamily K member 4, with product MRSTTLLALLALVLLYLVSGALVFRALEQPHEQQAQRELGEVREKFLRAHPCVSDQELGLLIKEVADALGGGADPETNSTSNSSHSAWDLGSAFFFSGTIITTIGYGNVALRTDAGRLFCIFYALVGIPLFGILLAGVGDRLGSSLRRGIGHIEAIFLKWHVPPELVRVLSAMLFLLIGCLLFVLTPTFVFCYMEDWSKLEAIYFVIVTLTTVGFGDYVAGADPRQDSPAYQPLVWFWILLGLAYFASVLTTIGNWLRVVSRRTRAEMGGLTAQAASWTGTVTARVTQRAGPAAPPPEKERPLLPPPPCPAQPLGRPRSPSPPKKAQPPSPPTASALDYPSENLAFIDESSDTQSERGCPLPRAPRGRRRPNPPRKPVRPRGPGRPRDKDVPV from the exons TGGTGTTCCGGGCCCTGGAGCAGCCCCACGAGCAGCAGGCCCAGAGGGAGCTGGGGGAGGTCCGAGAGAAGTTCCTGAGGGCCCATCCGTGTGTGAGCGACCAGGAGCTGGGCCTTCTCATCAAG GAGGTGGCTGATGCCCTGGGAGGGGGTGCGGACCCAGAAACCAACTCGACCAGTAACAGCAGCCACTCAGCCTGGGACCTGGGCAGCGCCTTCTTTTTCTCAGggaccatcatcaccaccatcg GCTATGGCAATGTGGCCCTGCGCACAGATGCTGGGCGCCTCTTCTGCATCTTTTATGCACTGGTGGGGATTCCGCTGTTTGGGATCCTACTGGCAGGGGTTGGGGACCGACTGGGCTCCTCCCTGCGCCGTGGCATCGGTCACATTGAAGCCATCTTCTTG AAGTGGCACGTGCCACCGGAGCTAGTAAGAGTGCTGTCAGCGATGCTCTTCCTACTGATCGGCTGCCTGCTCTTTGTCCTCACGCCCACGTTCGTGTTCTGCTATATGGAGGACTGGAGCAAGCTGGAGGCCATCTACTTTGTCATAGTGACGCTTACCACCGTGGGCTTTGGTGACTATGTGGCCG GCGCGGACCCCAGGCAGGACTCCCCAGCCTATCAGCCACTGGTGTGGTTCTGGATCCTGCTCGGCCTGGCTTACTTCGCCTCAGTGCTCACCACCATCGGGAACTGGCTGCGAGTAGTGTCCCGCCGAACTCGGGCAGAG ATGGGCGGCCTCACGGCGCAGGCTGCCAGCTGGACTGGCACGGTGACGGCGCGCGTGACCCAGCGAGCCGGGCCCGCTGCCCCGCCGCCAGAGAAGGAGCGGCCACTGCTGCCTCCACCGCCCTGTCCAGCGCAGCCGCTGGGCAGGCCCCGATCCCCTTCGCCCCCGAAGAAGGCTCAGCCGCCTTCCCCGCCCACGGCCTCGGCCCTGGATTATCCCAGCGAGAACCTGGCCTTCATCGACGAGTCCTCGGACACGCAGAGCGAGCGCGGCTGCCCGCTGCCCCGCGCGCCGCGAGGTCGCCGCCGCCCCAATCCCCCCAGGAAGCCCGTGCGGCCCCGCGGCCCCGGGCGTCCCCGAGACAAAGACGTGCCGGTGTAG
- the CATSPERZ gene encoding cation channel sperm-associated protein subunit zeta isoform X2: MEEKPSKVSLKSSDRHDSDKESVHSDIRDLWTTTTLSQAQLNMPLSEVCEGFDAEGRSISKTRGWYSPGSRSLDEGDKASHKPEEMDEHALVELELHRGSSMEINPGEKDTASQIEAEKSSSMSSLNIAKHTPHRAYWAEQQSRLPLPLMELMENEALEILTKALRSELPANPQELPRQILATS, translated from the exons ATGGAGGAAAAGCCTTCGAAA GTGTCGCTCAAGTCTTCCGACCGCCATGACTCGGACAAGGAGAGCGTGCACAGCGACATTCGGGACCTGTGGACCACGACCACGCTGTCCCAGGCACAGCTGAACATGCCGCTGTCCGAGGTCTGCGAGGGCTTCGACGCCGAGGGCCGCAGCATTAGCAAGACCCGCGGGTGGTACAGCCCGGGGAGCCGCTCGTTGGACGAAGGGGACAAGGCCAGCCACAAGCCGGAGGAAATGGACGAGCACGCGCTGGTGGAGCTAGAGTTGCACCGCGGCAGCTCCATGGAAATCAATCCGGGGGAGAAGGACACCGCATCCCAGATCGAGGCCG aaAAGTCTTCCTCAATGTCATCGCTCAATATTGCGAAGCACACGCCCCATCGAGCCTACTGGGCAGAGCAGCAGAGCAGG CTGCCGCTGCCCCTGATGGAACTCATGGAGAATGAAGCTCTGGAAATCCTCACCAAAGCCCTCCGGAGTGAGCTCCCCGCCAACCCCCAAGAGCTACCACGACAGATTCTG GCTACCAGTTAG
- the CATSPERZ gene encoding cation channel sperm-associated protein subunit zeta isoform X1, with protein sequence MEEKPSKVSLKSSDRHDSDKESVHSDIRDLWTTTTLSQAQLNMPLSEVCEGFDAEGRSISKTRGWYSPGSRSLDEGDKASHKPEEMDEHALVELELHRGSSMEINPGEKDTASQIEAEKSSSMSSLNIAKHTPHRAYWAEQQSRLPLPLMELMENEALEILTKALRSYQLGIGRDHFLTKELQRYIEGLKKRRSKRLYVN encoded by the exons ATGGAGGAAAAGCCTTCGAAA GTGTCGCTCAAGTCTTCCGACCGCCATGACTCGGACAAGGAGAGCGTGCACAGCGACATTCGGGACCTGTGGACCACGACCACGCTGTCCCAGGCACAGCTGAACATGCCGCTGTCCGAGGTCTGCGAGGGCTTCGACGCCGAGGGCCGCAGCATTAGCAAGACCCGCGGGTGGTACAGCCCGGGGAGCCGCTCGTTGGACGAAGGGGACAAGGCCAGCCACAAGCCGGAGGAAATGGACGAGCACGCGCTGGTGGAGCTAGAGTTGCACCGCGGCAGCTCCATGGAAATCAATCCGGGGGAGAAGGACACCGCATCCCAGATCGAGGCCG aaAAGTCTTCCTCAATGTCATCGCTCAATATTGCGAAGCACACGCCCCATCGAGCCTACTGGGCAGAGCAGCAGAGCAGG CTGCCGCTGCCCCTGATGGAACTCATGGAGAATGAAGCTCTGGAAATCCTCACCAAAGCCCTCCGGA GCTACCAGTTAGGGATCGGCAGGGACCACTTCCTAACTAAGGAGCTGCAGCGATACATCGAGGGGCTCAAGAAGCGCCGGAGCAAGAGGCTGTACGTGAATTAA